TCCCATCTAATGGCTCATGAGGGTGGTGTGTTTGTTGAATGTTGGCAAGCATcttggtgggtgggggggggggggggctcagaggCACATGTCTTTAACCCCCGCTGTTTGGAGGAGAGGCGCGGGGGAATGAAAGAACGAAGAGAGGACTAAGGGCTGGCTTGATGTATCCAGTCAGCTCAAGTTTATTTTAAAGAAAGCCCACGGCTCGTGTGGGTCTGTgtccgtgtgggtgtgtgtccgtGTGGGTCTGTgtccgtgtgggtgtgtgtccgtGTGGGTCTGTGTCCGTGTGGGTCTGTGTCCATGTGGGTGTGTGtcggtgtgggtgtgtgtgggtgtgtgtccgtGTGGGTCTGTgtccgtgtgggtgtgtgtccgtGTAGGTGTGTGTCCGTGTAGGTGTGTGTCCGTGTAGGTGTGTgtccgtgtgggtgtgtgtccgtgtgggtgtgtgtctgtgtgggagtgTGTCCGTGTGGGCGTGTGCGCCTAAATGCATGAGCGGAACTTACCGGACCCATTGTGAAAGAATGGGcattgatatgtgtgtgtgtgtgtgtgtgtgcgtgtgcgtgtgtgtgtacgtttacCTGCCGAGTGTAGAATAGAGGGAATAGTGCTCTAGATAATGACTTTCTGCCAGCATATTGCCAACGCCAGTCTTTATATTCATGGGGACTGCTCAGGTGATTACAGCCCTCCCCTCCCAGCCTCAGCCCTGGTCTGCCTGCCCTGCTGCTGATGAAACGCTGATGTGGAATATTTAACAGACACTCCAAGCCAAACCTAATAATATAATCAGGTAATAAGAAATTAATTTTCTCCCTGGCTGCACTTTGACTGGGGTGTTGATACAAGGTGAAGAAGTCAAGGGATTTCTCAGGATGTCTCGAGCGAACCGCCACTAGCCCTCCTGGCTGACACTCCGCTGGCTCATTGACCAcattatgcccccccccccccccccccccccacccacccactgtccctgtcacacacacacacacgcgtacccTTCCGCCACCACAACCCACCCCCCACACTGGACCAATGTATGACATGACCAACAACAGCATATGGATGTAATCAACCCCAGAGTAGACTCAGGTCACTCGTCACTGCAGATGACCTGGgcaccacaaacacacaacaacagtAGCCAGTGCTACTGCAGGCTGTCCCTCAGAGGAGGAACATCGTGTACTCAAGCCCCAGAGAGTTGAAGGGACGTGTAAGATGAGATGTGGTGGTTAGTGTTGGGATGACGTGAAGAGGTACAGTACTGGCGCCCTTGTTTTAATCCCATCACAaaccctgtctcccccccccaGCTCTCTCGCTCAAATCTTttttcaaattcaagctgctttattggcatgaaaaaacattgtgtcaatattgccaaagcaacagtGTATACAATATACATGGTAAGAAAATGATAAAcattaacaaataaaaatataaaatggttataaataataatacaaaattaaatacaaaaataacaacaatatagtaaaatgtaataaatataaaaagctaaacatggaaaatgaaactataactaacttataactaaataactgTCATCTTCACCATTACAccagtactacaactaccatcatcattactactacaactaccatcatcattactactactactactactaccatcatcatcattaaactgctatcattaccctactacccataccactactatttggaatgataaacaaccataatagtaataacaataatagtaataataagtataATCATAAGTAAGTTACCTTCGCTCTCTcgcgccctgtctctctctcgcgccctctcactcactctcgcacactgtctctctctcgcgccctcgcgctgtctctctctcctccgccctgtctctctctctctcgcacccgcttgctgtctctctctctcgctcctgcacgctgtctctctctctctcgtgcccgctctctgtctctctctctcgcgcccgcgagctgtctctctctctcgcgcccgcACGCTGTCTCTCGCGCCcgcgcgctgtctctctctctcgcgcccgctcgctgtctctctctcgtgcccgctcgctgtctctctctcgcgcgcgctgtctctctctctctctctcgcgcccgcacgatgtctctctcgctgtctctctctttatcgcgcccgctcgctgtctctctctcttgcgcgcccgctcgctgtctctctctctctctctcgcgtccgcacgctgtctctctctctcgcgcgcccgcgcgctgtctctctctcttgcccacgtgctgtctctctctcgcgcgcccactcgctgtctctctctctcgcccgcgtgctgtctctctctctctcgcgcccgctcgctgtctctctctctctctcgcacgcccgctctctgtctctctcgcgcccgctcgctgtctctctctctctcgcgcccgctcgctgactctctctctcgcgcccgctcgctcgctgtctctctcgcgcccgctcgctcgctgtctctctctctcgcgcccacgcgctgtctctctctctcgcgcccacgcgctgtctctctctctcgcgacCCTGATGATGATGGTAATTATAGCAGTTTAATGATGAAGgtggtagtctctctctctcgcccgcgtgctgtctctctctctttcgtgcCCGCGCGCTGCCTCTCTCGCGCCCTTGCGCTGTCTCTCTCGCACCCgtgcgctgtctctctctcgcacccGCCTCTCTATTGtacccatgctctctctctcgcgctgtctctctctctctcgcacgctgtctctctctctcacgcgctgtctctctctctcgcgcactgtctctctctcgcgcgtgctgtctctctctcttgcgctcccacttgctgtctctctcgcgcccgcgcgctgtctctctctctcgcgcccacgcgctgtctctctctatcgtgACCCTGATGATGATGGTAATTATAGCagtttaatgatgatgatggtggtagtctctctctctcgagcccgcgtgctgtctctctctctctcgcgcccgcgtgctgtctctctctcgcgcacCCGCGCGCTGCCTCTCTCGCACCcgcgcgctgtctctctctcgcacccGCCTCTCTATCGTACCCACGCgcgccacgtctctctctctctctctctctcgtgctgtctctcactctcgtgctgtctctctctctctcgcgctgtctctctctctcatgcgcactgtctctctctcgtgcccgcgcgctgtctctctctctcgcgcccgcgcgctgtctctctctctcgcgcccgcgcgctgtctctctctctcgcgcccgcgcgctgtctctctctctcgcgagcgctgtctctctctctcttgcacctgcgcgctgtctctctctctcgcgcccgcGCGTTGTCTCTCTCTTTCGCGCCCGCgcgctgtctctccctctcttgcgcgtgtgctgcctctctctctctcgcgtgctGTCTCTCTCGCGCGTGCGCGCGCTGTCTCTCactgtcagtctctgtctctctgcctcttgtcTTATATAGAGTTAATTAGGAAGCTGCAGTCCATTGGTGTCAGAGCTCTGGTGTTTTATTATTCCTCCCTCTCGGCCCCGGAATCAGATGGAAGGCCATCAGTAACCCCCgtatccccccacacacacacacacacacacacacacacacacacacacacacacacacacacacacacacacacacacacacacacagcttatgaCAGAATAGAGAGCTGCTGTGGCGCCCCTGCTCCTGCCCATCtgtttctatttctctctttgcCCCCTTCACTCATCCATCCCTTCTCCCCCCAGCCCTGCCATCACATCGAGCCCCACCTGAGCACATTTGTCATCCCGACTAGTCGTTTTATTATGAGTCCCGGCCTCAGCCTCCCTCTCCGATGCTGATGGAAAACTTGCAGCATTATGCAAAAACGCAAAAAGGTAAATGCAGGTTGCCCCAGCAACTGCAGGCGGAGGTTATTTCCAAGCGCTGATGGAAATCAATGTCATGTGCCAGGCTCCTCAGTCCTCGGGAAAATTAGAAAGGGGGGGGGTGggtaggaggtggaggagaggggaaggatggaggagggggttggagagggcTGAAAGGACAAAGAAAGATGtgtcggaggaggaggaggaggagaattcAGGTTTTTCCTCCTGAACCTTAAGGGCCCCTGACTTTCCTTCAAAAGAGTCGCGGCCATTTCATCAGGAAGCCGTTCCTTTCTTTCATACTTTTCTTTTTCAGTCACTCGCCTTCAATTTCCCCTTTCCGTCTTTTTTGTTTACAGACAAAGGGACAAACAAACTCCCCTGCTGTAAGGTTGGCAGATCAAAAAGACACTGGGCAAATTGGCTCACCGAGTAATATTGCACTGTGATACCAGGCttcacacaacaacacaacacctgcCAACACAACCCATCAACACAACACATGGACACAATGCAGAACAGCCACAACGACGTCATTGGGCCAAGGCTTTTGATTATGCAAACAcagaacaaaaaaacaaagcactGCCAAGATTGCCTGTGATTtaggagggatatagagggagtaTGTGGATGGCATCTTAAAACACATCCGCCTTGAATTGCCTCTCCTATTCAGCCATTTTAGCCTACAATCAGAGCTGCCTCAGGGCTGCATTATATTTCCAGAGGAGAATCCTCAAAGTCGTAAGATTTGAATATCCTGGGCTTGCCtgggtttttatacattttggaTGAGGTGAAATATCACAAGCGTGTGACTGAAGGCTACGATACACTGTGGGAACGGTTTGGTTTTGTATAGCATGGAGATGTGGCGATGGTGAGCTTCTGTACAATACTCACGAGTGAATAGTGCATCTCATTGTGAAGTCAGGAGAACTTGGACAGCTGCAGCACTACCCAGACAGTCAGACATACGTTATTCATAAAACTCAATTTCTATGGAACGAGGTCATTGTTGGTTGAATGTATTTCCATTATAATCTTTGACTGGATACCAGGGTTAGGTTGGCGTCAATTCCAATTCAATCTCACTATACAGGAGGTGAATTGAAATTTCAATTCAAACATGGAAAATAACCTCATTGAAGATACATTTTCAATTAATCTCTTAactgaactgaattgaaatggaactgaccttCAACCTTTCTTGGCACAACCCCAGACAATCAAGACCAAACCTCTCTTTCCCTtatagtatgttactgtatgttaaccctcactgtgacacacactcactctcacacacaccctttctcacacacacacactcattatttctctctctctctctctctctctctctctctctcacacacacgtgtTTGTCACAGTGATAGGTTAGACGGGCCATGCCGGGGCACTGGCTGGCATCTCATTTGCATACTTAACACTGCGTTCACAGTCTAGTTGACAAGTTTGCAAACCACCACTTATCCCATTACCGGGTGTCCCTCGCCAGGGTGTCCCTCTCCGTTGCATCGTCTGCTGTGTCTGCACTCTTTCTCACGCTCAGCTTTCCCACAATATGAATACACCATGCGTGTTCTGTGAATGCACACatgtgacatacacacacaaacgcgcaaacacacagagaaaatgcatgcacacacatgtgcAAATTCGCACCTACacacgtgacacacacacacacacacagaaaatgcatgcatacaacacacagagaaaatgcatgcacacaacacacagagaaaatgcatgcacacacacacacacacacgtttcatAAAAAGAGCACAACTGTATTTTTTCTTGGCTGAATGGACACAAACATCTTCAATGGTTTACCTTTTTTATTGTGTTTTAGGAAATTGTTCATATGCATGAATGAATATTGGATAATAATTATACAGTAGTCCATATTGAAGTTCAAGTAATTACATAAAATGACTTGACAAGTCATTTTATTGGAGGTTGTAGTCatgaaaacttgtttttcaaccactccgcaaatttcttgttaacaaactttgGCAAGTTggtgaggacatctactttgtgcatgacacaagtcctttttccaacaattgtttacagacaggttatttcacttagaattcactgtatcacagttccagtgggtcagaagtttacatacactaagttgactgtgcctttaaacagcttagaaaatgatgtcattgctttagaagcttctgatgggctaattgacatcatttgagtcaattggaggtgtacctgtggatgtatttcaaggcctaccttcaaactcagtgcctctttacttgacatcatgggaaaataaataaataaatcagccaagacctcagaaagaaaattgtagaccacaagtctggttcatccttgggagcaatttccaaatgcctgaaggtaccacgttcatctgtacaaacaatagtatgcaagtataaacaccatgggactacgcagccgtcataccgctcaggaaggagatacgtcctgtctcctagagatgaacgtactttggtgtgaaaagtgcaaatcaatcccagaacaacatcaaaggaccttgtgaagatgctggaggaaacaggtacaaaagtatctatatccacagtaaaactaatcctatatcgacataacctaaaatgCCATTCaacaaggaagaaaccactgctccaaaaccgcaatagaaaagccagactatggtttgcagctgcacatggggacaaagatttgtactttttgcagaaatgtcctctggtctgatgaaacaaaaatagaactatttgaccataatgaccatcgttatgtttggaggaaaagggggaggcttgcaagccgaagaacaccttctcaatcgtgaagcacgggggtggcagcatcatgttgtgggggtgctttgctgcaggagggactggtgcacttcacaaaatagatggcatcatgaagaagggaaattatgtggatatattgaagcaacatcaagacatccgtcaggaagttaaagctttgtcgtaaatgggtcttctaagtggacaatgacgccaagcatacttccaaagttgtggcaaaatggcttaaggacaacaaagtcaaggtattggagtggccatcacaaagccctgacctcaatcccataaaaaatgtgtgggcagaactgaaaaagtgtgtgcgatcaaggaggcctacaaacctgactcagttacaccagctctgtcaggaggaatgggccaaaattcacccaatttattgtgggaagcttgtggaaggttacctgaaacatttgacccaagttaaacaatttaaaggcaacgctaccaaatactaatttagtgttgtcacgttcgtcataatgatgagaccaaggcgcagcttgagtagagttccacataattttaataaactgaaactcACCTAACAAAACGTTAAGCTACTGATGTACActaaggcaactatacatagacaagatcccacaacacaaatgaggaaatggctacctaaatatgatccccaatcagagacaacgataaacagctgtctctgattgggaaccatatcaggccaacatagacatataaaaacacctagacatacaaaaactggAGTACaaaccctagtcacaccctgacctaaatatatagaaaaacagagatatctaaggtcagagcgtgacaagtgtatgtaaacttctgaccctctggggatgtgatgaaagaaataaaggttgaaataaataattctctctactattattctgggatttcacattcttaaaataaagtggtgatcctaactgacctaagacagggattttttaccaggattaaatgtcaggaattgtgacaaacggaatttaaatgtatttggctaaggtgtatgtaaacttccgatatCAACTGTGTTAATATGGCCATTAAGGGTTTAATTTGGGTTGGCGCCTCTGCTCTAGCTGTGTAATTCAAATGTTAAATAAACTCTTTGGCGCTTCCTGCATCCATTCCTGCCTACctaccctatccctatccctctatccctctatctctctatctctctatctctctctcttctgggaAGCAGTACCATGTAAACATAACTGTTACCTACAGGCGATGAGGAGGAACAGCCttttgtattgtgtgtgttcagggttTTGTCTTTACTTTGTCTTTCCTCCTGGCCACAGGCTACACTTTGGTTTTTAGTAAGAAATGGTGATATCACTTTTTTTTACTGAATTGAATTGTTGTTGCTGATAGGCCTACAGTCTACCAACTCGATCATTCTTACTACTGTTCGGCATGAGGAGATCCACCATAACTTTCACATAAGGGCGTGTGACTGGACCATTTTTAGGTTTTCTCATAGCCCAGGTCTAAGCAACATTTCATATCTTCATTTTGATCCTGAGCCCAGGACTTTGAGGCCCTGTTTAGTCCAGAGCAGGGTTACTGTAGCATAGCTAGGCTTGTAATAGAGTTATTTGTTCTGCTTAATCTGCTAGGCTGAGAAGGGTTAAGCTGGCCCTAGGGCCCGTTTTAACCCAGAGTTAACTTACGGATACCCCGTGGGCTTATAAAGTGCACTGTGAAAACCCCTGTAGACCTTGGGGTTATCTGACCTTTTGGTGGTGGATGAGCATCACTCAATATCTTGATCTACACTCAAAAGCTTGATTTACTGTACACTCAATAGCTTGATTTACTGTACACTCAATAGCTTGATTTACTGTACACTTAATAGCTTTaggtcacatatgtcagagtcaaggcccgcgggccacatccggcccgcaagaaggttttttacggcccctgggatgatcttgatttattattagaaccggcccgcagcaagccggcagcccgcagatcttttacacgcaccaatactacatttcccacaatgcaaaggtgacgcaccgagcagtaggctgcttcatttcaatatttattggcacagcagtcgtcagcatcacagtaaaattaactttcagatacccatcaaaaatggcaaaacggaaggtggatactgagaaccgggggtttcaaacaaggtgggagtcggagtatatgttcacgaaggtagctggaaaacctgtgtgtcttctgtgtggagaaagtgtggcggtactgaaagagtataatctgagacgacattatgaaacgaaacacgcggacaaaaacaagaatatggacatggaacaaaggctacaaaaggcagaggaattaaaacgaggcctcaaatctcgacaggctctgttcaaaaaagccaaatcacaaggccaggctgctgtcaaggccagttttattttggcagaagagatcgctaaatcagcccggccatttacggagggggatttcatcaaaaactgcatgattaaagtttgtgacgaagtttgcccagaaaaaaggcaactctttttaaatgtgagtctgagcagaaacaccattgccgagagagtagaccagttgtccatcaatctaaaagagcagcttgtgaaaaagggaaaagattttattgcatattccttggctgtggatgagagcaccgacatttctgacattgcccagttgtcaattttcatccgcggagtggactccaacctaagcgtgacagaggagtttttggctttacgtcctatgcatggcacaactacggggcatgatttgtatgaagaggtgtcaagatgtgtaaatgagatggagctgccttgggaaaaactcgtgggtttgacaaccgacggagcacctgcgatgtgtggacacaggagcggactggtggcgaagatacgggaaaagatgcaagaggaaaacgcgacaggtgagctgacagcttatcattgtatcatacaccaggaagcgttgtgcggtaaagccttgaaaatggagcatgtaatgagcatcatcacgcgcacagttaactttatcagagccaaaggtttgaatcaccgccagttcaaggcatttctgacggagttagaaacggagcatggtgatttgccttatcacacagaggtgcgatggctaagccagggaaaggtgcttcaaagatgtttcgagcttcgtgaggagatttgtctgttcttggacagcaaagggaaagacacaacacaactccgagacgaaatgtttctgtgtgaaatggcttttctgtgtgacattacgagtcatctgaatgcaataaacttgcagctgcagggtcgggatcgtgtcatctctgatatgtacagtacagtgaaggcatttaaaaccaaactgactctgtgggagacgcagatgcggaaagaaaatttgagccactttcccagctgccagaccatgaaagagaagctctctaccagtgcgttcccgagcacacagttggctgataaaataggtatgcttgccgctgactttcgacgccgatttgctgactttgaagcacaaaaaagcaggttggaactgctcggtaacccatttgctgttgacgtggaaagctcaccaccaaacctccaaatggagttgattgacctccaatgcaatgatgcactgagggcaaaatatgcggcagtgggtgctgcggagttcgcccgtttcctccccggcacaatgccccagctgcgcatccaggctgctcaaacgttgtctatgtttggcagcacatacctgtgtgaacaactgttttctttgatgaacctgaacaaaacatcacacagaagtcgacttactgctgaacacctccactcaattctgaggatttcttcagctcagagccttaccccgaacattgatgaacttgtggaaaagatgggacaccaccaagtatcaccctcaacctcaaacaagtgaacattactgtgcaatcacatatttagagtttttactcagttcaagtttaaaagttaaaatttaatatttgttttcactgcatgttacttctccttaaacaaagtgttgtttttgattaatagatttttgcactttatttttttgtatttcaatccaattatattttaaaaatatttcagttgagtggatgatagaaaattgctattattgttttttctttgaagtaaatttagcccacttttgctaaaatagaaaatatagtctactgatggtgccttgaataccggtttctttcatttaatgttcatgttatggggatatttatataaaggaaatttgtcttttgtgtctgttgaaaattaaagattactgacagagccataagaaaatattgctttatttatctgatcatattgtaatatatttgttaggttttcagtaggttcaattaggttcactagactatatgcgtaatttaaaaatttttcaatgaacattcgaacagtccggccctcgtcttgtagctgatttttttatttggccctccgtccatttgactttgacacccctgctttaggTAATTTGTCCATAGAGCGACGTGTCAACACACCATATGGACAAACGTTATATTTTGGGGGGAAATTGCACAAGCTTTAGGTCTTTCTGTCATTCACGTCATTGATGGACAGAACAAAAATGCCACAAGTTCATGTTAGGGGATTGATTGCCTATTATAAAGACCGAGACAACTGATCGCTCTGCCAAATTAGACGAACTGAgatcaaaataaaataattataattatatgcTGCTCCCTTGCTATTTCCATATAGAGAGATCATTGTAACCAAGAGACGCTACATTATGATctttccttctctcactctctttctcagagggctccctctctcgctcgctcagcACTCTCTCAAGGGAAAATGGTAGCTAATTGTCTTCAAATATGCATTGTGGCAAAGAATATTAACAGACAACAGTAATTTTTGTTAACTTTCCCCAGCTACAAAACACATCTGAAAGGAgttggcagatttttttttatcacacTGCTCATTCTGTTTTCATTGTTTTGATTCAAGTTCTCCCTGAGGTTCTCTACATTTCAGTCATATAGCAgccgctcttatccagagcaacttacaattagtgcattcatcttaagatagctaggtgagacaaagTATTTATTAGAAAAGTCAGTACTTGTGGGGAAAGAGAGTGTCGGGGCACCGTGAGTTATTTAAGATGCTCTTCAAAGAGGAAGGGCTTCAGAAGTTTTCTGAAGATGGGCAGGGTCTCCACTTTTCAGACTTTAGGGGGAAGCGTGTTCCACAATTGGGGTGCCGGGACAGAGAAGAGCTCGGACTGGGATGAGCAGGAGCCTCCCTCccataggggtgggagggccaagggACCAGAGgtagtgctcgggttggggtgtagggtttgagcttAGCCTGAACGTAAGGAGGGGCCGTTTcccttgctgctccgtaggcatGCACTAGGGTCTTGAAGATGTGGCGTGCGTCATCTGGAAGCCAATGGAGTGTGCAGAGGAGCTGTGTGACACGGAACTTAGAAGGGCTTATATGAAGAAAAGTCTCCATTAAAGGATGAGAAAGGGAATACCTAGTTAGTTGCACaaatgaatgcattcaaccgaaatgggTCTTCAATCTGCCGTTCttcccctctgaatcagagaggtgtggggggctgccttaatcgacgtcaCCGGCACCCAggcagcagttgttgttgggggttaaatgtcttgctcaagggcagaatggcagattgtTCCACATTGCCGggtcagggatttgaaccagcgatctttcggttactggcccaacacttttaaccgctaggctacctgcagccccctTATTTGGCAATGTCTCTCAGTTCAATGTTTCTCAGTTCAATGTCTCTCAGTTCAATGTCTCTCAGTTCAATGTCTCGCAGTTCAATGTCTCACAGTTCAATGTCTCTCAGTTCAATGTCTCTCAGTTCAATGTCTCACAGTTCAATGTCTCTCCGTTCCATGTCTCTCAGTTCCATGTCTC
This is a stretch of genomic DNA from Oncorhynchus clarkii lewisi isolate Uvic-CL-2024 chromosome 17, UVic_Ocla_1.0, whole genome shotgun sequence. It encodes these proteins:
- the LOC139369602 gene encoding general transcription factor II-I repeat domain-containing protein 2-like isoform X1 → MAKRKVDTENRGFQTRWESEYMFTKVAGKPVCLLCGESVAVLKEYNLRRHYETKHADKNKNMDMEQRLQKAEELKRGLKSRQALFKKAKSQGQAAVKASFILAEEIAKSARPFTEGDFIKNCMIKVCDEVCPEKRQLFLNVSLSRNTIAERVDQLSINLKEQLVKKGKDFIAYSLAVDESTDISDIAQLSIFIRGVDSNLSVTEEFLALRPMHGTTTGHDLYEEVSRCVNEMELPWEKLVGLTTDGAPAMCGHRSGLVAKIREKMQEENATGELTAYHCIIHQEALCGKALKMEHVMSIITRTVNFIRAKGLNHRQFKAFLTELETEHGDLPYHTEVRWLSQGKVLQRCFELREEICLFLDSKGKDTTQLRDEMFLCEMAFLCDITSHLNAINLQLQGRDRVISDMYSTVKAFKTKLTLWETQMRKENLSHFPSCQTMKEKLSTSAFPSTQLADKIGMLAADFRRRFADFEAQKSRLELLGNPFAVDVESSPPNLQMELIDLQCNDALRAKYAAVGAAEFARFLPGTMPQLRIQAAQTLSMFGSTYLCEQLFSLMNLNKTSHRSRLTAEHLHSILRISSAQSLTPNIDELVEKMGHHQVSPSTSNK
- the LOC139369602 gene encoding general transcription factor II-I repeat domain-containing protein 2-like isoform X2, whose protein sequence is MAKRKVDTENRGFQTRWESEYMFTKVAGKPVCLLCGESVAVLKEYNLRRHYETKHADKNKNMDMEQRLQKASFILAEEIAKSARPFTEGDFIKNCMIKVCDEVCPEKRQLFLNVSLSRNTIAERVDQLSINLKEQLVKKGKDFIAYSLAVDESTDISDIAQLSIFIRGVDSNLSVTEEFLALRPMHGTTTGHDLYEEVSRCVNEMELPWEKLVGLTTDGAPAMCGHRSGLVAKIREKMQEENATGELTAYHCIIHQEALCGKALKMEHVMSIITRTVNFIRAKGLNHRQFKAFLTELETEHGDLPYHTEVRWLSQGKVLQRCFELREEICLFLDSKGKDTTQLRDEMFLCEMAFLCDITSHLNAINLQLQGRDRVISDMYSTVKAFKTKLTLWETQMRKENLSHFPSCQTMKEKLSTSAFPSTQLADKIGMLAADFRRRFADFEAQKSRLELLGNPFAVDVESSPPNLQMELIDLQCNDALRAKYAAVGAAEFARFLPGTMPQLRIQAAQTLSMFGSTYLCEQLFSLMNLNKTSHRSRLTAEHLHSILRISSAQSLTPNIDELVEKMGHHQVSPSTSNK